In a genomic window of Streptomyces katrae:
- a CDS encoding serine hydrolase domain-containing protein yields the protein MLALGGVLVLHAALPGGSAGAAGGPAERRALQGLRLRYGSARQAGLLDRHLEGVAQEARRFLGPSPEHPYYAGAVVLAGRGRTVALHRAMGDAVRYADYDGRTDRPKEFPAAERIAMAEDTVFDLASLSKLFTSIIAVQQMERGRLELEASVDRYLPEFTGGGKEAVTVRQLLTHTSGLRSWAPFYQESTREGQLRLLWSVRPQDTPGTVYRYSDLNLITLQLLLERVTGRTLDTLIHDEITAPLGMHRTRYNPPRAWRRAIAATEVQRPPWSGLDRGLVWGEVHDENAYALGGVAGHAGVFGTAWDLAVLSRTLLDGGAYAGRRILRPASVELLFTDFNTAFPGDDHGLGFELYQHWYMGAMATPHSAGHTGFTGTSLVLDPSTDSFLVLLGNSVHPVRTWRAGSAPRVATGNRFARAVPVRTRHGGPAWFSGMETGGSGTLTLPPLTPATAEARLRCAVWWDTVPGAGAFHLEASADGATWHPVPFSTVRTTGGAPEQWPEGSAGGWSGRIWHRLEAPLPAWAGRQVRLRFRHTATGRYVGRGVYVDVIRVSEPRALLFSEDRPTDAARLEPTGWTRSSD from the coding sequence TTGCTCGCGCTCGGCGGGGTGCTCGTGCTGCACGCGGCGCTCCCGGGCGGGTCCGCCGGGGCAGCCGGCGGGCCGGCCGAGCGGCGGGCCCTCCAGGGGCTGCGCCTGCGGTACGGGTCCGCGCGGCAGGCCGGGCTGCTGGACCGGCACCTCGAGGGCGTGGCGCAGGAGGCCCGGCGCTTCCTCGGTCCCTCCCCCGAACACCCCTACTACGCCGGGGCGGTGGTCCTCGCGGGGCGCGGCCGCACGGTCGCCCTCCACCGGGCCATGGGGGACGCCGTCCGGTACGCGGACTACGACGGGCGCACCGACCGGCCGAAGGAGTTCCCGGCCGCGGAGCGGATCGCCATGGCCGAGGACACCGTCTTCGACCTGGCCTCCCTCAGCAAGCTGTTCACCTCCATCATCGCCGTCCAGCAGATGGAGCGGGGCCGGCTGGAGCTGGAGGCCTCCGTGGACCGGTACCTGCCGGAGTTCACGGGCGGCGGCAAGGAGGCCGTCACCGTCCGGCAGCTGCTGACGCACACCTCGGGGCTCCGCTCCTGGGCGCCCTTCTACCAGGAGTCCACCCGCGAGGGGCAGTTGAGGCTGCTGTGGTCGGTGCGGCCGCAGGACACCCCCGGGACGGTGTACCGCTACTCGGACCTCAACCTCATCACGCTCCAGCTGCTCCTGGAACGGGTCACCGGCCGCACTTTGGACACCCTGATCCACGACGAGATCACCGCTCCGCTCGGGATGCACCGCACTCGCTACAACCCCCCGCGCGCCTGGCGCCGTGCGATCGCCGCCACCGAGGTGCAGCGCCCGCCGTGGTCCGGCCTGGACCGGGGCCTGGTCTGGGGCGAGGTCCACGACGAGAACGCGTACGCCCTCGGCGGGGTCGCGGGCCACGCCGGGGTCTTCGGCACCGCCTGGGACCTGGCCGTCCTCTCCCGCACCCTCCTCGACGGCGGGGCCTACGCCGGACGCCGCATCCTGCGCCCCGCCTCCGTGGAACTCCTCTTCACCGACTTCAACACCGCCTTCCCCGGCGACGACCACGGCCTCGGCTTCGAGCTCTACCAGCACTGGTACATGGGCGCCATGGCCACGCCCCACTCGGCCGGCCACACCGGATTCACCGGCACCTCCCTGGTCCTCGACCCCTCCACCGACTCCTTCCTGGTCCTCCTCGGCAACTCCGTGCACCCCGTCCGCACCTGGCGGGCCGGCAGCGCGCCCCGCGTGGCCACCGGCAACCGCTTCGCCCGGGCCGTGCCGGTCCGCACGAGGCACGGCGGCCCGGCGTGGTTCTCCGGCATGGAGACCGGCGGCTCGGGCACCCTCACCCTCCCCCCGCTGACCCCCGCCACCGCCGAAGCCCGGCTGCGCTGCGCGGTCTGGTGGGACACCGTCCCCGGGGCCGGAGCCTTCCACCTGGAGGCCTCGGCGGACGGCGCCACCTGGCACCCCGTCCCCTTCTCGACGGTCCGCACCACGGGCGGCGCCCCGGAGCAGTGGCCGGAGGGCTCGGCGGGCGGCTGGTCGGGCCGCATCTGGCACCGCCTGGAGGCCCCCCTCCCCGCCTGGGCCGGCCGCCAGGTCAGACTCCGCTTCCGCCACACGGCAACGGGCCGCTACGTGGGCCGCGGCGTCTACGTGGACGTCATCCGCGTCTCCGAACCCCGAGCCCTCCTCTTCTCCGAAGACCGCCCCACGGACGCCGCCCGCCTCGAACCCACGGGCTGGACCCGCTCGTCGGACTAA
- a CDS encoding IS5 family transposase has product MLDAIFYVVRGGIPWRQLPRGFPPPMTAYGICRRWVRDGSWQRLHDALRDQVRVRQGRKPLPTAAVIDSQSVRGADTVRTSSRGYDGGKRVNGRKRHIAVDTGGLLLAVVVTMAGLQDRDAAFRLLASLRSTCSTITVVRSGGGYAGRLATWAKAVLNLAVEVVKRTDDMKGLVVLPRRWVVERTLAWISKHRRCVRDYETRPEHHEAVVSLAMIMVMSRRLARG; this is encoded by the coding sequence GTGCTCGACGCGATCTTCTACGTCGTGCGCGGCGGCATCCCGTGGCGGCAGTTGCCGCGCGGGTTCCCGCCACCGATGACGGCGTACGGGATCTGCCGACGCTGGGTGCGCGACGGATCATGGCAGCGCCTCCACGACGCTCTGCGCGATCAGGTACGCGTACGTCAGGGCCGCAAGCCCCTGCCCACCGCAGCGGTGATCGACTCACAGTCGGTGCGCGGAGCTGATACGGTCCGTACCAGCAGTCGCGGGTACGACGGCGGCAAGCGGGTCAACGGGCGCAAGCGGCACATAGCAGTCGACACGGGCGGCCTGCTGCTCGCCGTGGTCGTCACGATGGCCGGCCTCCAGGACCGGGACGCGGCCTTCCGATTGCTGGCCTCGCTACGCTCCACGTGCAGCACGATCACAGTGGTCCGGTCCGGCGGAGGATATGCAGGGCGCCTGGCGACCTGGGCGAAGGCGGTCCTGAACCTCGCTGTGGAGGTAGTCAAGCGCACCGACGACATGAAGGGCCTCGTGGTGCTCCCGCGACGTTGGGTAGTCGAGCGCACTTTGGCGTGGATCAGCAAGCACCGCCGCTGCGTCCGTGACTACGAGACCCGTCCCGAGCACCACGAGGCCGTGGTCTCCCTTGCCATGATCATGGTCATGTCTCGCCGACTCGCCCGCGGATGA
- a CDS encoding alpha/beta fold hydrolase yields MHVFTTYDGTELAYHVQGDGEPLICLPGGAMRASRYLGDLGGLTAGRRLVRLDLRGTGDSAIPVDEATYRVDHQVADVEALRVHLGLERMDLLGHSAAGNLAMLYAAAHPERVGRLVLVTPTPWAVGLHITAGHHLDAARLRPAGEPYDSAVEALRRLLAGEGADKDRDLAAPLFHGRWDDAARALHAAGAAERNDKASAAFAADGAFDPPATRAALGRFAGEVLVMAGELDGSPPPVLAAELAGLFPAGVLDVQPGAAHFPWLDDAPRFAARVEHFLSTGT; encoded by the coding sequence ATGCATGTATTCACCACGTACGACGGGACCGAACTCGCCTACCACGTCCAGGGTGACGGCGAGCCGCTGATCTGCCTCCCCGGCGGGGCCATGCGGGCCTCCCGCTACCTCGGCGACCTCGGCGGACTGACCGCCGGGCGCCGGCTCGTCCGGCTCGACCTGCGCGGCACGGGCGACTCCGCGATACCGGTGGACGAGGCCACGTACCGCGTCGACCACCAGGTGGCGGACGTGGAGGCGCTCCGCGTCCACCTGGGCCTGGAACGCATGGACCTCCTCGGCCACTCGGCGGCCGGCAACCTCGCCATGCTGTACGCGGCCGCGCACCCCGAGCGGGTGGGACGCCTCGTCCTGGTCACCCCCACCCCGTGGGCGGTCGGCCTCCACATCACCGCCGGACACCACCTGGACGCGGCCCGCCTGCGGCCCGCCGGCGAGCCGTACGACTCGGCGGTCGAGGCCCTGCGGAGGCTGCTGGCGGGCGAGGGTGCCGACAAGGACAGGGACCTCGCCGCCCCGCTCTTCCACGGGCGCTGGGACGACGCAGCCCGGGCCCTTCACGCGGCCGGGGCGGCGGAGCGCAACGACAAGGCCTCGGCGGCCTTCGCCGCCGACGGGGCCTTCGACCCGCCCGCCACCCGCGCCGCCCTGGGGCGGTTCGCGGGGGAGGTGCTGGTCATGGCCGGCGAGCTGGACGGCAGCCCGCCGCCGGTGCTCGCGGCGGAACTGGCGGGGCTCTTCCCCGCCGGCGTCCTCGACGTCCAGCCCGGCGCCGCGCACTTCCCGTGGCTGGACGACGCCCCCCGCTTCGCGGCCCGCGTAGAACACTTCCTGTCCACAGGCACCTGA
- a CDS encoding acyl-CoA synthetase: protein MSDQPQPPNGFWAQAAADPARAVLVTPDGEEWSAGRLHADVNRLVHGLRAAGMEKGDAFAVVLPNGVEFFTAYLAASQAGFYLVPVNHHLVGPEIAWIVSDSGAKVLIAHERFAEAATAAADEAGLPGGHRYAVGAVPGFRPFAELLDGQSAQPPAGRTLGWVMNYTSGTTGRPRGIRRPLPGKLPEETYLGGFLGIFGIRPFDGNVHLVCSPLYHTAVLQFAGASLHIGHPLVLMDKWGPEEMLRLIDRHACTHTHMVPTQFHRLLALPQETKDAYDVSSMRHAIHGAAPCPDHVKRAMIDWWGRCVEEYYAASEGGGAFATAEDWLKKPGTVGKAWPISELAIYDDDGNRLPAGELGTVYLKMNTGGFSYHKDEGKTKKNRIGDFFTVGDLGLLDEEGYLFLRDRKIDMIISGGVNIYPAEIESALLTHPAVADAAAFGIPHEGWGEEVKAVVEPAEGFEAGEELAAEILRHCEGRLAGYKRPKSVDFIETMPRDPNGKLYKRRLRDPYWEGRERAV, encoded by the coding sequence ATGAGTGACCAGCCCCAGCCCCCCAACGGCTTCTGGGCGCAGGCCGCCGCCGACCCCGCACGCGCCGTCCTCGTCACCCCCGACGGCGAGGAGTGGTCCGCCGGACGGCTGCACGCGGACGTCAACCGCCTCGTCCACGGCCTGCGCGCCGCCGGAATGGAGAAGGGTGACGCCTTCGCCGTCGTCCTGCCCAACGGCGTCGAGTTCTTCACCGCCTACCTCGCCGCCTCCCAGGCCGGCTTCTACCTCGTCCCGGTCAACCACCACCTCGTCGGCCCCGAGATCGCCTGGATCGTCTCCGACTCGGGCGCCAAGGTCCTCATCGCCCACGAACGTTTCGCCGAGGCGGCCACCGCCGCCGCCGACGAGGCCGGGCTCCCCGGCGGCCACCGCTACGCCGTCGGAGCCGTCCCCGGCTTCCGCCCGTTCGCCGAACTCCTCGACGGACAGAGCGCGCAGCCCCCCGCCGGCCGCACCCTCGGCTGGGTCATGAACTACACCTCCGGCACCACCGGACGCCCGCGCGGCATCCGCCGCCCCCTGCCCGGCAAACTCCCGGAGGAGACCTACCTCGGCGGGTTCCTGGGCATCTTCGGGATCCGTCCGTTCGACGGCAACGTCCACCTCGTCTGCTCGCCGCTCTACCACACGGCCGTGCTCCAGTTCGCGGGCGCGTCCCTGCACATCGGCCACCCGCTGGTGCTGATGGACAAGTGGGGCCCCGAGGAGATGCTGCGGCTGATAGACCGGCACGCCTGCACGCACACCCACATGGTGCCCACCCAGTTCCACCGCCTGCTCGCCCTGCCGCAGGAGACGAAGGACGCCTACGACGTCTCCTCCATGCGGCACGCCATCCACGGCGCCGCCCCCTGCCCCGACCACGTCAAACGGGCGATGATCGACTGGTGGGGCCGGTGCGTGGAGGAGTACTACGCGGCCAGCGAGGGCGGCGGGGCCTTCGCCACCGCCGAGGACTGGCTGAAGAAGCCGGGAACCGTCGGCAAGGCCTGGCCGATCAGCGAGCTCGCCATCTACGACGACGACGGCAACCGGCTGCCGGCCGGCGAGCTCGGCACCGTCTACCTGAAGATGAACACCGGCGGTTTCAGCTACCACAAGGACGAGGGCAAGACGAAGAAGAACCGCATCGGCGACTTCTTCACCGTCGGCGACCTCGGGCTGCTCGACGAGGAGGGCTACCTCTTCCTCCGCGACCGCAAGATCGACATGATCATCTCGGGCGGGGTGAACATCTACCCGGCCGAGATCGAGTCAGCCCTCCTCACCCACCCGGCGGTCGCGGACGCCGCCGCCTTCGGCATCCCGCACGAGGGCTGGGGCGAGGAGGTCAAGGCCGTCGTCGAACCAGCCGAGGGCTTCGAGGCGGGGGAGGAGCTGGCCGCCGAGATCCTGCGCCACTGCGAGGGGCGGCTGGCCGGCTACAAGCGCCCCAAGTCGGTCGACTTCATCGAGACGATGCCCCGCGACCCCAACGGCAAGCTCTACAAGCGCCGCCTGCGCGACCCCTACTGGGAGGGCCGCGAACGCGCGGTGTGA
- a CDS encoding nitronate monooxygenase: protein METELSKKLGVEHAIFGFTPFPAVAAAITRAGGFGVLGAVRYTAPDDLRRDLDWMQAHTDGKPYGLDVVMPAKKAVDGISEADIEAMIPAGHRAFVRDTLAKHHVPELAEGEASGWRITGWMEQVARNQLDVAFDYPVKLLANALGSPPADVIARAHDHGVLVAALAGSAKHARRHAEAGIDIVVAQGYEAGGHTGDIATMVLVPEIAEAVAPLPVLAAGGIGSGEQIAAGLALGAQGVWLGSLWLTTTEAELHSRALTEKLLAAGSGDTVRSRALTGKPARQLRTEWTDAWDDPAGPGALPMPLQGLLVAEAVSRIQKYEVRPLLGTPVGQIVGRMNSERSVQAVFDELTAGFERAIDRINRIAGRTREV from the coding sequence ATGGAGACGGAGCTCAGCAAGAAACTGGGAGTCGAGCACGCCATCTTCGGGTTCACGCCCTTCCCGGCGGTCGCCGCTGCCATCACCCGCGCCGGCGGGTTCGGTGTCCTCGGGGCGGTCCGCTACACCGCACCCGACGACCTCAGGCGCGACCTCGACTGGATGCAGGCGCACACCGACGGCAAGCCCTACGGCCTCGACGTCGTCATGCCCGCCAAGAAGGCCGTCGACGGCATCAGCGAAGCCGACATCGAGGCGATGATCCCGGCCGGGCACCGCGCCTTCGTCCGCGACACCCTCGCCAAGCACCACGTACCCGAGCTCGCCGAGGGAGAGGCCTCCGGCTGGCGGATCACCGGCTGGATGGAGCAGGTCGCCCGCAACCAGCTCGACGTCGCCTTCGACTACCCCGTCAAACTCCTGGCGAACGCCCTCGGTTCCCCGCCCGCCGACGTCATCGCGCGCGCCCACGACCACGGGGTCCTCGTCGCCGCCCTCGCCGGCAGCGCCAAGCACGCCCGCCGCCACGCCGAGGCCGGCATCGACATCGTCGTCGCCCAGGGCTACGAAGCCGGCGGGCACACCGGGGACATCGCCACCATGGTCCTGGTCCCCGAGATCGCCGAGGCCGTCGCGCCGCTCCCGGTCCTCGCCGCCGGCGGCATCGGCAGCGGCGAGCAGATCGCCGCCGGACTCGCCCTGGGCGCCCAGGGCGTCTGGCTCGGCTCGCTCTGGCTGACCACCACCGAGGCCGAACTCCACTCCCGCGCCCTCACCGAGAAGCTCCTCGCCGCCGGTTCCGGCGACACCGTCCGCTCCCGCGCCCTCACCGGCAAACCCGCCCGCCAGCTGCGCACCGAGTGGACCGACGCCTGGGACGACCCGGCCGGCCCCGGCGCCCTGCCCATGCCGCTCCAGGGCCTGCTGGTCGCCGAGGCCGTCTCCAGGATCCAGAAGTACGAGGTCCGCCCGCTGCTCGGCACCCCCGTCGGCCAGATCGTCGGCCGGATGAACAGCGAACGCAGCGTCCAGGCCGTCTTCGACGAGCTCACCGCCGGTTTCGAGCGCGCCATCGACCGCATCAACCGCATCGCCGGCCGGACCCGAGAGGTGTGA
- a CDS encoding fatty acyl-CoA synthetase, whose product MTPVRHHTVDGLLRAAARRHPDRTALRYRRRTWTYAELDAAVSTGAAVLRERYGLAAGERVAAFAHNSDAYLIAFLACARAGLTHVPVNQNLTGDDLAHILGDCASALVLADPGLADRVPGGHTVRALRDAPGSFLAELAEPRPHEPSSDPSAVVQLLYTSGTTALPKGAMMTHRALAHEYESAIAALDLAEGDRPLHSLPLYHSAQMHVFLLPYLAVGADNTVLDGPAAEEVFDLVEAGRADSLFAPPTVWIALANHPQFGQRELGALRKAYYGASVMPVPVLERLRERLPGLGFYNCFGQSEIGPLATVLRPDEHEGRMESCGRPVLHVEAKVVDKDGAEVPDGTAGEVVYRSPQLCLGYWNDAEATRKAFRDGWFRSGDLAVRDAEGYFTVVDRVKDVINSGGVLVASRQVEDVLYTHPGVAEAAVVGLPDERWIEAVTAVVVPRGEVTETELMAYARERLAHFKAPKRVLFVEALPRNASGKILKRELRDRLGAA is encoded by the coding sequence ATGACGCCAGTACGGCACCACACGGTCGACGGACTCCTGCGGGCCGCCGCGCGGCGGCACCCCGACCGGACGGCCCTGCGCTACCGCCGGCGGACCTGGACCTACGCGGAACTCGACGCGGCGGTCTCCACCGGCGCCGCCGTGCTGCGCGAGCGGTACGGGCTGGCCGCGGGGGAGCGCGTCGCGGCCTTCGCCCACAACTCCGACGCCTACCTGATCGCCTTCCTCGCCTGCGCCCGGGCCGGGCTCACCCACGTCCCGGTCAACCAGAACCTCACCGGCGACGACCTCGCGCACATCCTCGGCGACTGCGCGAGCGCCCTGGTCCTCGCCGACCCCGGCCTCGCGGACCGGGTCCCCGGCGGGCACACCGTACGGGCGCTGCGCGACGCCCCCGGTTCCTTCCTCGCCGAGCTGGCCGAACCCCGGCCCCACGAACCCTCCTCGGACCCCTCGGCCGTCGTGCAGCTGCTGTACACGTCGGGGACCACCGCCCTGCCCAAGGGCGCGATGATGACGCACCGGGCACTGGCGCACGAGTACGAGAGCGCGATCGCCGCCCTGGACCTGGCCGAGGGGGACCGCCCCCTCCACTCGCTGCCGCTGTACCACTCGGCGCAGATGCACGTGTTCCTGCTGCCCTACCTCGCGGTGGGCGCGGACAACACCGTCCTGGACGGGCCGGCCGCCGAGGAGGTCTTCGACCTGGTGGAGGCGGGCCGGGCGGACAGCCTGTTCGCGCCGCCGACGGTGTGGATCGCCCTCGCCAACCACCCGCAGTTCGGGCAGCGGGAGCTCGGCGCGCTCCGCAAGGCGTACTACGGGGCCTCGGTCATGCCCGTCCCGGTCCTGGAGCGGCTGCGGGAGCGGCTGCCGGGGCTGGGTTTCTACAACTGCTTCGGGCAGAGCGAGATCGGCCCGCTGGCCACGGTGCTGCGACCGGACGAGCACGAGGGGCGGATGGAGTCCTGCGGGCGGCCGGTGCTGCACGTGGAGGCGAAGGTGGTCGACAAGGACGGCGCCGAGGTCCCCGACGGCACGGCGGGAGAGGTGGTGTACCGCTCGCCGCAGCTGTGCCTGGGCTACTGGAACGACGCGGAAGCCACCCGAAAGGCCTTCCGGGACGGCTGGTTCCGCTCCGGTGACCTCGCCGTCCGGGACGCCGAGGGCTACTTCACGGTCGTCGACCGGGTCAAGGACGTCATCAACTCGGGCGGGGTGCTCGTCGCCTCCCGGCAGGTGGAGGACGTGCTCTACACGCACCCGGGCGTGGCGGAGGCGGCCGTCGTCGGCCTCCCCGACGAGCGGTGGATCGAGGCGGTCACGGCCGTCGTCGTGCCGCGCGGGGAGGTCACGGAGACCGAGCTGATGGCCTATGCCCGCGAACGGCTCGCCCACTTCAAGGCCCCCAAGCGGGTCCTGTTCGTGGAAGCCCTGCCGCGCAACGCCAGCGGGAAGATCCTCAAACGCGAACTCCGCGACCGCCTCGGCGCCGCCTGA
- a CDS encoding YhjD/YihY/BrkB family envelope integrity protein: MTSIFRQLHDRFLASPAGLAWSRGREIELMHRAMGFAALGFLTLVPLLVVVAAAAPGSGSGFGRWLGQALGVTAASRAKVELLFGAADLALERTTAFGLAALAVFGLTFGSAVQTGYEKVWDLPTARWHTMWRHVVWLALLVCYLALLVGIPAPSTSTAGAVVGTVSDLVGTCLFFWSSGRLLLGGRVRWAALFPGAVATSVGLLGLRVFSQLVFSPLIASNAVTYGPFGTLLVVQSWLVGVGFVVYGGALVGRLAHEHFTRRRLRANGFHGSGEDPSRDPGQE; this comes from the coding sequence GTGACCTCGATCTTCCGGCAGCTGCACGACCGGTTCCTGGCTTCCCCCGCCGGGCTGGCCTGGAGCCGGGGCCGCGAGATCGAACTGATGCACCGGGCGATGGGCTTCGCCGCCCTCGGGTTCCTCACCCTCGTCCCCCTGCTGGTGGTCGTGGCGGCGGCCGCGCCCGGCAGCGGCTCGGGCTTCGGCCGCTGGCTGGGCCAGGCCCTCGGGGTCACCGCGGCCTCCCGGGCCAAGGTCGAGCTGTTGTTCGGGGCGGCCGACCTGGCGCTGGAGCGGACGACGGCCTTCGGGCTGGCCGCCCTGGCGGTGTTCGGACTGACCTTCGGCTCCGCCGTGCAGACCGGCTACGAGAAGGTGTGGGACCTGCCGACGGCCCGCTGGCACACCATGTGGCGGCATGTGGTGTGGCTGGCCCTGCTGGTCTGCTACCTGGCGCTGCTCGTCGGGATCCCGGCGCCCTCCACCAGCACGGCGGGGGCGGTCGTGGGCACCGTCAGCGACCTGGTCGGCACCTGCCTGTTCTTCTGGAGCTCCGGGCGGCTGCTGCTGGGCGGGCGGGTGCGCTGGGCCGCGCTCTTCCCCGGGGCGGTGGCCACCAGTGTCGGCCTGCTGGGCCTGCGGGTCTTCTCGCAGCTGGTGTTCTCCCCCCTGATCGCCTCGAACGCCGTCACGTACGGCCCGTTCGGCACCCTGCTGGTCGTCCAGTCCTGGCTGGTCGGTGTCGGATTCGTGGTCTACGGAGGCGCCCTGGTGGGCCGTCTGGCGCACGAGCACTTCACCCGGCGGCGACTGCGGGCCAATGGATTCCACGGTTCCGGCGAGGACCCTTCTCGTGATCCGGGACAGGAGTGA
- a CDS encoding oxidoreductase produces MSAQDAATGRVWLITGASSGFGRTLAEAALAAGDTVVATARRPAALDDLAAAHPERLVPVTADVTDTARAAQVVAEAVDRFGRIDVLVNNAGRGLIGAVEETSEAELRDLMELHFFGPAALIRAVLPHMRERKSGAIVQMSSMGGRLSFPGVGAYSATKFALEGLTEALRGEVAPFGIKTLIVEPGAFRTGFAGGAALQQSAGVLPAYADTVGAVRTGLPDSDGKQPGDPVKAAAAILAALDAEETPLRLALGNDALDAILAHADAAREEARTWEPVSRGTDFDA; encoded by the coding sequence ATGTCTGCACAGGATGCCGCCACCGGGCGGGTATGGCTGATCACCGGAGCGTCCTCGGGCTTCGGACGGACCCTCGCGGAAGCCGCGCTCGCCGCCGGGGACACGGTCGTCGCGACGGCCCGCCGGCCCGCCGCCCTCGACGACCTGGCGGCCGCCCATCCGGAGCGGCTCGTCCCCGTCACGGCGGACGTGACCGATACGGCGCGGGCCGCACAGGTCGTCGCCGAGGCCGTGGACCGGTTCGGCCGGATCGACGTCCTCGTCAACAACGCCGGCCGGGGCCTGATCGGAGCGGTCGAGGAGACCTCCGAGGCCGAGCTGCGCGATCTGATGGAGCTGCACTTCTTCGGCCCGGCCGCGCTGATCCGCGCCGTGCTGCCGCACATGCGGGAGCGCAAGTCGGGGGCGATCGTGCAGATGAGCAGCATGGGCGGCCGGCTGTCCTTCCCGGGCGTCGGCGCCTACTCGGCGACGAAGTTCGCCCTGGAGGGCCTGACCGAAGCACTGCGCGGCGAGGTCGCGCCGTTCGGGATCAAGACGCTGATCGTGGAGCCCGGAGCCTTCCGTACGGGCTTCGCGGGCGGCGCCGCGCTCCAGCAGTCGGCCGGCGTCCTGCCCGCCTACGCGGACACCGTCGGCGCCGTGCGCACCGGACTGCCCGACAGCGACGGCAAGCAGCCCGGCGACCCGGTCAAGGCCGCCGCCGCGATCCTGGCCGCCCTGGACGCGGAGGAGACCCCGCTGCGGCTGGCCCTGGGCAACGACGCCCTCGACGCGATCCTCGCCCACGCCGACGCCGCCCGCGAGGAGGCCCGCACCTGGGAACCCGTCAGCCGGGGCACCGACTTCGACGCCTGA
- the paaK gene encoding phenylacetate--CoA ligase PaaK, which produces MAAQAELGNDEDQGQLGEIGEIGDVGGQPGRQDFGELGDAAERLGPDELAALQLKRLRATLHRVYDRVPFYREAFDKAGVHPDDCRSLADLALFPLTTKADLRGQYPFGMFAVPRSDVRRLHASSGTTGRPTVVGYTDGDLAAWADVVARSLRAAGARPGQIVHVAYGYGLFTGGLGAHYGAERLGCTVVPASGGMTDRQVRLIQDLRPEVIMVTPSYMLTLLDEMERQGIDPRSTSLRTGIFGAEPWTEEMRREIEDRLRIDAVDIYGLSEVTGPGVAQEFASHKDGLHIWEDHFYPEVIDPLTGAVLPDGELGELVFTSLTKEAMPLIRYRTRDLTRLLPGTVRPAFRRMEKVTGRSDDMIIVRGVNLYPTQIEEILLRIPALAPHFQLRLTRQGRMDALTVRVEARREADAGQRRAAATELGRAVKEGIGVSVGVEVVEPESLERSVGKIKRIKDLREAGEGSGEH; this is translated from the coding sequence ATGGCGGCGCAGGCGGAACTCGGCAACGACGAAGATCAAGGACAGCTCGGGGAGATCGGGGAGATCGGAGACGTCGGAGGGCAGCCGGGGCGGCAGGACTTCGGCGAGCTGGGCGACGCGGCGGAGCGGCTCGGCCCCGACGAACTGGCGGCGCTCCAGCTCAAGCGGCTGCGGGCGACCCTGCACCGCGTCTACGACCGCGTGCCCTTCTACCGCGAGGCCTTCGACAAGGCGGGGGTACATCCCGACGACTGCCGCTCCCTGGCCGACCTGGCGCTCTTCCCGCTGACCACCAAGGCCGACCTGCGCGGGCAGTACCCCTTCGGGATGTTCGCCGTCCCCCGCAGCGACGTCCGCCGGCTGCACGCCTCCAGTGGCACCACCGGCCGGCCCACGGTGGTGGGCTACACCGACGGGGACCTCGCCGCGTGGGCCGATGTCGTCGCGCGGTCGCTGCGCGCCGCGGGCGCAAGGCCCGGCCAGATCGTGCACGTCGCCTACGGGTACGGCCTGTTCACGGGCGGCCTCGGCGCCCACTACGGGGCGGAGCGGCTGGGCTGTACGGTCGTCCCCGCTTCCGGCGGCATGACGGACCGCCAGGTCAGACTGATCCAGGACCTCCGGCCGGAGGTCATCATGGTGACCCCCTCCTACATGCTCACCCTGCTGGACGAGATGGAGCGCCAGGGCATCGACCCGCGCTCGACCTCCCTGCGCACGGGGATCTTCGGCGCGGAGCCCTGGACCGAGGAGATGCGCCGGGAGATCGAGGACCGGCTGCGCATCGACGCCGTCGACATCTACGGCCTGTCGGAGGTGACGGGGCCGGGCGTGGCGCAGGAGTTCGCCTCGCACAAGGACGGGCTGCACATCTGGGAGGACCACTTCTACCCCGAGGTGATCGACCCGCTGACGGGTGCGGTGCTGCCGGACGGCGAGCTCGGCGAGCTGGTGTTCACCTCCCTCACCAAGGAGGCCATGCCCCTGATCCGCTACCGCACCCGGGACCTGACACGGCTGCTGCCGGGGACGGTCCGGCCCGCGTTCCGCCGCATGGAGAAGGTGACGGGCCGCAGCGACGACATGATCATCGTGCGCGGGGTGAACCTCTACCCGACCCAGATCGAGGAGATACTCCTGCGCATCCCCGCCCTGGCCCCGCACTTCCAGCTGCGGCTGACCCGGCAGGGGCGGATGGACGCCCTCACGGTACGGGTGGAGGCGCGCCGGGAGGCAGACGCCGGGCAGCGCAGAGCGGCGGCCACGGAGCTGGGGCGGGCCGTCAAGGAGGGGATCGGGGTGTCCGTCGGGGTGGAGGTGGTGGAGCCGGAGAGTCTGGAGCGCTCGGTCGGCAAGATCAAGCGGATCAAGGACCTGCGCGAGGCCGGGGAGGGCTCCGGGGAACACTGA